The Chlorocebus sabaeus isolate Y175 chromosome 9, mChlSab1.0.hap1, whole genome shotgun sequence genome includes a window with the following:
- the VSTM4 gene encoding V-set and transmembrane domain-containing protein 4 isoform X3, producing MRLLALAAAALLARAPAPEVCAALNVTVSPGPVVDYLEGQNATLLCHVSQKRRKDSLLAVRWFFAHSSSSQEALMVKMTKLRMVQYYGNFSRSAKRQRLRLLEEQRGTLYRLSVLTLQPSDQGHYVCKVQEISRHRNKWTAWSNGSSATEMRGVSSHPVERGAFLGISFLILPHSLPFTTDLIIVSFLHSS from the exons AGGTCTGTGCGGCCCTCAATGTCACTGTGTCTCCGGGGCCCGTGGTTGACTACCTGGAGGGACAGAATGCCACTCTCCTCTGCCACGTCTCCCAGAAGAGGCGGAAGGACAGCTTGCTGGCTGTGCGCTGGTTCTTTGCACACTCCTCCAGCTCCCAGGAGGCCTTGATGGTGAAGATGACCAAGCTCCGGATGGTGCAGTACTATGGGAATTTCAGCCGCAGCGCCAAACGGCAGAGGCTGCGCCTGCTGGAGGAGCAGCGGGGGACGCTTTACAGGCTCTCTGTCTTGACACTGCAGCCCTCTGATCAAGGGCATTACGTCTGCAAAGTCCAGGAAATCAGCAGGCACAGGAACAAGTGGACGGCCTGGTCCAACGGCTCCTCAGCCACAGAAATGAGAG GAGTCTCCAGCCATCCAGTGGAGAGGGGAGCTTTTCTTGGGATTTCCTTTCTAATACTACCCCACTCTTTGCCCTTCACCACAGACTTAATCATCGTCTCCTTCCTGCACAGTTCTTGA